cgaaatattcaaatttgagcGCGACGCTGCCTGCCCTCCGCCGATCCCAGCAGACCGTTTCAAGTTGTTTCAAGTTTATGTTATGCGCACATGCGCACACGGGTAAGACAAGCTTGGTAGCAACGACACGCTGTTCAGGGATAAAGATCGCCTCGATAAAGTCTCGCTTGCGTCCGCGAGCCGTCGGATGATTagcatacatatacatacatcccGACTGTTGACGATCAGTGTAGATCGACCTCGGCGATATACGAGGTGTAACGTTTTGATTATgtatgcgtatatgtataatgctACATTTTACATAGGAGTGGACGAAACCCtggaagaaatgaaaacaaaagagTGATTGCTATTGTCAATTTGGTATCGCGACGTAATTATCGAAGTACACTATAGAATACATGCTGCCACGCGTTGTCTGTACTATAAAACAGGACTTTAGAACGTATTGTGTAACCATAACTACAATACAATTTTGTTTATCCATATTTTTCGCGCAGAGGTTATATTCTGTTACTTTATCCTACTTTGGAAAAGTGACAAATACCATTTTGGAGCAATCAAAAATCCGCTTTGAGCGTTTATCACTTCTTTCACGCAGAATAAAGTTACAGATAAGGCTGCGGAGGTAATCACAAACCAATTAAATTAGCTTGAACTATAAAAAGGAACGAGTACCGTTTGTACACCACGGTTGGCGAAAGGGGGGCCCGAGCAAATTTTCAGCGTTAAAGTCTCCTAGCTCTAATTCCGCGTAGTGGCAATATCAAAAggtaaaaatcaaattcaccGCTCAGAGCTTGAGACGCTCGTATCGGCAAGTTGCCGTGTGCCCGGATTAATATCTCTCGCTATCTAGCAGAGGGATGAAGGAGGGGCggaagggaggggaggggacaTCCGACAATGGTTAACGCGATACGGGAATCAAGCCTAGTTGAGACGGTTACCATTATCGGGATCCATTATCAAAGCCGCGTTCCGGGTGGGCAGCGCGTCGTCGCGCCATTGTCACTGATCGAGGGAACCTTGAACGTCGTGAATGGTGCGCGCCCGGCGTAGAGAGTAGAGCGCGTAGCCTGGCCGACGATGATGCGCGATACCCTGACGTCACAGCAAACGACGCAAAGATGGCGCCGAGGCGTTAGGAGGCCTTGCGACTTGCGGGAGTAGTCGCCAACGGCACCACGGACCGCGGACGAAACGTCGCTCGTCTGATCGAGGACGCCAGTGGGACCCGACCCGCAACGCCCGAGGTaggtgttcaatttttcactttctacaTACACATACCTACTACGTCTGGAGGGGCCGCGAGGCGGTGGCGGTGGCGAGGAATCGAATTCCGAATCACTCGATCGATCTCCACCGTCCGCGAATTTTACATTGGAGATATGCCTGGCGTCGAGTCGGAGGGGAGCATGAAAGATGAAGGAAGAGGAGCAAAGATATGGacaaaaaatagaagagagagaaaaaaaaaatagtccacGCCTGAGAATTTGTGATTTGCTTAATGTTTAGTGCACGGCACGATGCGTGGCAGGGACTCCGGCGCAGGGAACGTTTTACGTCGGTTTGATAGGGAAAACGGATCGCGGAGCgggaggaaaaattaatttagaaCTAGATGTCGATGCAACCGCGTTGGGAAGTTCAACGCAGAGACGTGTGCCCAACAAAGTTGCTTGACCGGCTTGTGTGCTACACGTGCGTGCGTATGTGTGCGTGCGTGACTGCTCTATGCTAATGGCTAAACCATCGACGTAAACTACGGTAGGCGGTCGAGTGGCTGGATGGACAGACACGCTACTCTAGATTCGATGCACTCGGGCGCGTTATTATGCGAAACGGAGTTGCTGCAGTCACTGCACGTTACAATTCACAGGCTGCGGGGCGATCTGCGACCTTCCGAAAAATTAATCAGGGTGGCCACACAgctggaaaacctggaaatgtcaGGGTGTTTAAAAGGGGTCATGGAACGCCTAGAATTCTCAaaggatttttaatttggtcatgatagaaaaactgaaaacatCAGTTTTCTATCATAGGAAATAGGAATGCTTTTTTGAGGTGACAAATTAACTTGTTTTCATCGAGAAAATTAATTGGCTTGCACTgacttttttatacattatatttattttcaattcgaattgaatttgaaccaAATATAGAGTTAATAAGCTGAACGATTTACGTTTTAGTAACTTACTTGAACtggggaaatgtcagggacATATGGGTTCTAGGtcctggaaaacctggaagtgtcatgtgacatttttttttccaacaatttgTGGCCACCCTATTAATACATAGATATCCAGTTGTGGTGAGTGCACCATTCGCGcgtaatttcactttttctgtTACTCAACCTTAGTGAGAGTTGAAACGTGATGAATTTCTCCGTCAAGATAATGATTTTTGCCGTGCTGCAGCATTGCAATACTTTCACTGATTCTTCGATAAGTTATGGAGATTCATCGAGTATGTATGTTGCTTTCTTTAATCGGTCATGTTCGTAAGGTTAGCGCGACAAAATATTATTCGCTTTGAATTCAGTCATGTGAATTGTAACTCAGAGTTCAGGAGATGACAAAATGAGCAAAACAGTATATTGCTCGTCAAACAACTAAGTTTACCCTAATTTCGTTGAATTCGTTTTGCCGTTCCACAACGATAAGTAATAATCTGCAGTATTTCGATGATTGGGAAATAGAATCATTAAGCCGACTattccaaatttcaaaaatactgGCTTAAAAGAAATTCGGTTTTTaggaaaaagaattatttctaattatttctAGCACGTGTCaactcaaaaatttaaaaatttcaagttagTATTCCTGTTTCACTGTAGACGCCTACGAGCATGCATCAAGGAATTTTATTAGGGTGCATAAAACAGTcgggaatttatttcagaaatCTATTTTACAATACCATTGATGTCCGTTTTCAGCGGCCATTATTACAGCTTCGAATATCCAATCACGCCTTTGTTTTTCCTTGTTATCAATGTCACCGTTTTAACGCGTGGAAAGATGACTCTGACATGTATAAAAGCGATTttttacgtttaaaaaaaaaacacgcatACGGAATCGACCCAGTCGCGCAAAAATAGAACTTCAGGTCTGAACTGTGCTTTCGTCTGTGGGTGGTCAagaattatgtaaaatttttcctctccgAAACGTCGTTACAGAAAATCGAGCATATACCCATCAATTAGAGTTGGGATACTTTCAACTTTTGATGCGcgatattgtattatattataccttctCACTCACAAAGTTGTGTATATTTCATCCGCAAAATTTCGCCTAATATTCCTCGGTGTAAGTTGTAGTAGTCGAGAATATAGAAATATCGCTAAGCGTCGCACGTGTTTCCACTCATATCTGCACATTTTCATTACCACTGGAGTGAGCTCAATAGTTAGTTCCTTGGTAAACGAGTATTGTTTCCACTAACTTTGTATACCTCTTAAAACATCTTTCTCCGGTTTTCGTAATGGATTGGATGAGCTATTTTTCACGGTACATAACCTGAAATACGAGAGGGCCAATATTTcgagttgataaaaattggcTTTTCTCCAAAGTGgtcattttttcatcgaaatgaCGAATTAGTTTGCGTTTATTAAGGTGGTtgtggattatttttattcttattatgTTGACGGTTGAGCAGAACAACATCGTATCTTAGAATTTGGTTcaacaatattgaaatgaaGTTGTCTCAGCTAACAactattattgtaaaaaacagTCCTTATTGAGACTTAAACACAAGAACACCTATTTAAATTATATCCACTTTCATCAGATTTATATTTGCCATGTGCTTACCATTTGTTTGATTCGGACAGAGAAGCCATTTACTCGTTATTGAATCAACAAGAGTAACATCCTTGTTACAGTATCTTACCTCCCATCTCAGGATTTGGTTCAACATCATACGTCAAGTTATTAACCCTTATGCTACACACCAGGGTCAAAATGACCCCATGGTATCTTCACGGTAAAGtccacacaaaaaaaaacatccaaaaCAATCTGATTTGACCcaagataaataatgaaatatcgtaaaaaacgttgattcatatttttccaaacattCAACTTCACACACTCAAATAAATACCTTTTCTTCGTCGCGCACTATCTTCATATTTGAGAGtttttcagtcaattttcagctcaaaatattgaaaattcagtaatttatgattttttgagtAGAATGATCCATTTTCCGGTATTTCgttttatgattattttttatattctcaatTTTAGTCTGCTAAAGAtaagtaattttcattgaacTATAATAATCAAAGAGTAtcccagaattttttcaagttatcgAATCGTTACCTCAGTTTCTATGCAATGATTTTTGATATGAGGTCTCCAGCGATCCCGGTGTGACACCAGTGGTGTACACAAAAAATATGCAGCATATGGGTATCAATttcgtgtgaaaaaatattggcaGCTAAAAATATCAACTGACTTATAAATTAGGACttaatatttcttttccatATCATATCTCAATTCTCGGACATAATTACTGCAATTTTTACCTAACATATTGGACCAGTACCGTAAATGACGGATTAACGATTATTAATAAATGGTTATGTTCAAGTGGATTTCACAAATACCGAAGCTGGGATTTTAATGTAGAATCCGCTTCAAATACGTTAATATTTTTCGGCATGTAGCCAAACCTTAATCCTATTTTGTAAGTTGACCAATAGTAATATctttgcaaaaataatatgtattcaTTCAGCCTTAGAATGTGTTGTAAACAAAATCTTAACTCAAGACCCAATGTCGTTGAACAGAATTCTGAGGTACGATGTTATCGAAATGAATTCTGAGATACGATGTTGTTCTGCTCAGCTGTCGATAAATCGTTGAATAGATCTATATCCGAGTTAATCCGCAGATGTTGGAATTTTCCTCGTGGAGATACCTGCAGTATTAATACCTACATATTATAATGTATCTATATATTGCATTCTGTATTAATGTATATAACATCATTCATTGGTTGTTGGCAATTCTAATTTCTTTCGCAGGTGGTGATGGGCTGTCTCCTTCCTCTTTTCATAACAAGAGTTCTACTTCagtagagaaagaaaaacaaacagaacaaaataaaataagaataaaatacacatccaaacacacgcacacatgtatataattcACTAACCATTGATAATATACCCCAATCACTGCATCTAGACTACTATCTAATATACagctatataatatattcaactGTTAcaatatacgtgtaatatagACCATAAACCGTTCAATCTATACAGCAATCTAtacacatatgtgtatatactaTTCTGTGTGACAATCGAACGTATAAAAATTGCGCATTATTCACTATGTACGGTTCGTcccgtataataatacattacaCTAATCGAATATAAAAGCCTGAAAGAAGAACGTACGACATCGCATGTAAATAAAGCATCGGCCGGAAATCCGTTGAGCTGCGCgggaataaattatcatctagtcaaagaaaaaaaaaacaaatattatatcaAATACGGGGAAAGATTTATCCGCgtgttggagaaaaaaagaaaaacagaagaaaagaagaagcagaGAAATACAAATGTAGAACCATAAAACAGAACAGAGATCCCAGTCGACGATAGGAAGATCGAGATATACGAAAAAGCTAATCACCGCCGTTGGCTCATTGACTTTCaataaaatgtttgaataattctTGGAGGGTAGAcgatatgtgtatacataaaatatacatataacgccATGCGCGTATGAGGCAAAAAATAAAGGTCAATAGTCAAGAGTCAAGGGCCACGACCTAGAGGTGTGTACACAACGCAAGTTTAGCCAGGAGACACGGATCAACGAAACTCTCGAAGGAGACGGCGGAGGGTTCAAGAGACGAGAGGGAGTCGAGGAGCTAGCGGAGATGGATATTGATTGAGAACGGGCACGCTTGCGCGAGGAGGAGGACTAAGCGGGAACGGGAACAGGAATGGGAATGGAAATAGGTAGGTCAGAATCCGGCACCGGGTGCGGATGAGTAGCGGGAGACCTGAATGGCAATAACGGCGGCGACGGCGGCGACTTCAGGAAGAGAGGTCCTACTCCAGGACTCCAGGAACACAGTGCAGTCAACGGTACCGGATGAACCGGCTGTCGTCGAGCCGAGTAGAAGAGGACGACCCGGTTCCCGCGCGTCGGAGGATCGATCCTAGAGCGGTTCTCCGGCTCTCATCTATGAAGAGGAACGATTTTGTTCGCAGAGGAGATTCAAACGATCGCGCAGGAAATGTTTTCACCCTCCATGGAGACTGCAGAGAATTGTCGGTGTCACTTGAGTATGAATCAACtatgtacaattatttaaCGTGAACAGTACGCTGCATGTGTTAAAACATACACATACGCACACGCACGTCGATGTGTTCCGAAATATGGAGcggaattttttctttgaaataatatacaaGGAATGCGTCCCGACGGTAGATAACGAAAACGCTGGacgtatacacgtattatACACTGAACATCGCGGTTGCTGATAACGGCTACACACTTTTCCCCTGCAACGGTGTTTGAAGAACACGCCGTTGATAAAAGATAATATACCTGTAGCAccgtttttcatttattttttcattccacttCTTACCTGCACACCACGTGTATTGTCACGTACTACAAAATCTCGTGCCAGTTCGAAGCGAGACGCGATCTCCGCACACCCGTAACGCGACTTCATATATGCTTTCGTTTACCATCAAGTTTGTTTTTCCCTCCGATTTATTATATGTAGTTTTTCCGTCAGTTCTGGATTATTATTCAACCGAGTTGTCGATCAGTTCACCGGAGTGTCAGCGAGatggcgaaaaaaattattcatctgtTGTACCTTGATCGATGAATGTTATTATGATCGAGAAATTCGAAGGAGACTTTTTCGCACTTTGACCCAACATGACGAACATCCACCGACCCacgatcgaaatttttccgcACATGGAGTCGTCCAGGGATGCGGACGAGGTTCACCTGACCGAACTACTTCCCGTCAAACAGTTGTCGATATGCCGAAAAAACGACGACGACAAGGAAGATACCGTCGCCGACGCCTTCAAAGCACTGCGAGAAAGGAACAAACACGATTTTTCTATCGGGAGGAATGAGTTCTGCGCTaccgatgacgacgatgagtTTGACGAAGGAGTAAACAACGTTGATGATTCCTTGGACGAATATAATCCGAAAATCACCGACGAGATTAACGTCGATCAGTGCAGTGATGGAAAGAGGAACACCTTGAAACGGAAAAGCAATAGAGTGTTTAAAAAGCGTATGAAGTTTCTGAAGAAGAATCAGTTAGAGTCacagaaaaaaggaaagcaTGAAAAGAACGAAATCATCAAGTCAAATGGTTTGAATAATGTCCTCGACCGCGACGAGCTTGACGGATCtgatttttgcaataaaagcACCGTTTCCCATGTGAATTCCAGACTTTCTCCCATCGCCCAGGACCTCGATAAGAACGGAACTCTTCCTGACGAGGTCTACGTTTTTCATCAAGACAAAAACGGCGCCGAGGTAATCAACGCAAAAGCGTCGGAATCATTAAAGAGGAAgtgttcaaattcaaattcaaagatCCGATTGAACGGAACGACGAGCAATCGTACAACAGGAAGGAATAACAAAGCCAAAGGAGAAGTGACCATGAAAGAACGGTCAAAGATAAGCGATGAGAGCCTTCGAGAAAAGATAGACGCGATAATACAGGCGAACTCGGTAATGGAAGGTAACAAGAACAACAATACGTCGCGTGAAAATCGTAACAATAAGTTGCAGAATGAGGCACATATTCATGGTCTATCCGACATTTCGGAATCGGAAATACGTCATAATTCGGGTGAGGAGGAATCGTCTTTGATAAAGAAACACCGTTGCGCGATTTGCAGTGCCAGATTCAAGGGTAGCGGTGGTCTGAGGACCCATTACAAGGTGGTTCACGCCGGTGGACCAATGTTCACGTGCAACGAATGCGGCAAGGAGTTCCCCCTGAAGGAGAGGCTAAAGCTTCACGTGAGGACGCACACTGGTTACAAGCCGTACAAGTGCACTGACTGCGAGAAGAGCTTTGCTCGGGGCGGTCAGCTCGTTCAACACCGTCGCACTCACACCCAGGTGAAACCATACCGTTGCGTTTTGTGCCCGGGTACCTTTTCCTGCGCAGCGAACCTCGCATTGCACGTGAAACGACACAACGGGCAGAAGGATCACAAATGCGAAATATGCGGACGAGCCTTTGTACGCCGGGACGCCCTCAAAAAGCACCTCGAGTGTCTCCACAAGGACGTCAAGTCCTTCTTATGCGTCATATGCAACAAGACGTTCAAGGGTCACCTCCCCCAGCACATGAGGACTCACGCCCAGGACAGACCTCACGGGTGCGGAACCTGCGGTCAGCGGTTCGCCCAGAAGTCCCAGCTCACCGTACATCAGCGAACCCATTCGGGACAGCGGCCATTTCGGTGCCTCGTTTGCTGGCAGGCATTCGCACACTCGACTGCCCTGAAGCTTCACACGAGGAGACACACTGGGGAGAGACCGTTCAAGTGCGCCGAGTGCAGTGCCGGCTTCACGCAGCTTCCACATTGGAAGAAGCACATGAGATGCGTCCATGGGAGGACCGATCCGTACTGCTGCAAGAACTGCAACACCTTTTTCAGGATAAAGAACGACCTGGAGACGCATGAGAAGTCTTGTCACGTTGGGGAAACGCCGGCGATTGATGCTGATCCTGAGAACCGGACCGGGCGTCCGATGGTACCGAAATACCGGATTATGACTGTTGAAAAGATGAGACTGCTTTTAGCCGTTCTGTTCAAGCGTATCTCGAAACCCGAACGACTCGACGAACTCGGATTTGGCAAACGGCTTATAGACGAGGTATTGAAGGACTCCCTCATATCCGCTGGCAAGGAACCCGCTCAGGGTTCCGACGACGCCAACGAATTTGATATCCTGAAGCAGAATTTGGCCACGTTTTTGGAGTGGACCGTGCCCCCTGAGCATTGggaaactttcaaaaaattgaacaaaacaCCCGAGGAGATATTAGAAACGCTTACCGTCAGCCAGTAGGTCTGTAGAAACGTTCCAGGGGAATGTCATATTCTGAAAAGAAACCAAATAAGcgagtttaaaaaaacttCGCCTTCGAAACGAACTAAAGAAATTTCCTATATACAAACAGggtgaaatttctctcggCTCACGTGAATGAGGAGCTCCATTCGGGTGAGACttcatttttttgcattcataCTCGTTTGCGTCACAGTAATAATGTGTGTTTATCCATCAAATTACTGATGTGTGCTGTAAGTGCGGAAGAAACAGATATGAAGATTGAGACACCCGCCCGATAATCACACACAATTATTGCGACGCGAATGAGTATGAACAAAAGGATTTAGAGCGTCAGCCGGATTGGAGCTCCTCTCTCGTTCGACTCCGGAGAAGATTCACTTTCAATAACAAATCCATTATCGTAATGTCTATAGGCTTATTATTGTGATACCACAATTCTTATACAGTAGTGCCATTATTTGTCACTATACATCCTTGCCATATTTTAccaatgaaatataaattcgccatttattattattattatttaacttTACCTATGACTCAATGTAAGACTTGGATAGCCACAAAATAGGTGTCAGAAGCGAAAGAGAACTTCACTTTcggttaatttaattttcgttcCATTTGTCATTACCCAAAATAAATGTGTATCATTTCAATCAATACAttacacatacatattatattatattaaaaaaaagttgcagtCAATGTTACCAAAAGACAGTTTTTcttgtttaatttcaattgcGATATTTTCTATTGTATtttatgcataattttttctctgttattttcaattctaagTCGTTGTCTACGAATTGGGTATAAGAACCGGCTAAGTTCGCACATGAACGAAATTTGTTATTATAcgttaatttaaaatacatataatatttaacGCTTGccatataaataatattgtatattatacacatacatattataattatatgtcTACATATTACACTTATTATATATATGGGGGATTGCACGTCAATTCGACTAGGGTCTGACCCTCACCCTTTTGAATTTGATTCGCGATTTTTCATATTGTTGTTCCAACTCTAAAAagcaatttttattgtttttttttagatttttctaaCCCTTCCCGACGCCC
This region of Neodiprion fabricii isolate iyNeoFabr1 chromosome 7, iyNeoFabr1.1, whole genome shotgun sequence genomic DNA includes:
- the LOC124186185 gene encoding zinc finger protein 37-like, producing MTNIHRPTIEIFPHMESSRDADEVHLTELLPVKQLSICRKNDDDKEDTVADAFKALRERNKHDFSIGRNEFCATDDDDEFDEGVNNVDDSLDEYNPKITDEINVDQCSDGKRNTLKRKSNRVFKKRMKFLKKNQLESQKKGKHEKNEIIKSNGLNNVLDRDELDGSDFCNKSTVSHVNSRLSPIAQDLDKNGTLPDEVYVFHQDKNGAEVINAKASESLKRKCSNSNSKIRLNGTTSNRTTGRNNKAKGEVTMKERSKISDESLREKIDAIIQANSVMEGNKNNNTSRENRNNKLQNEAHIHGLSDISESEIRHNSGEEESSLIKKHRCAICSARFKGSGGLRTHYKVVHAGGPMFTCNECGKEFPLKERLKLHVRTHTGYKPYKCTDCEKSFARGGQLVQHRRTHTQVKPYRCVLCPGTFSCAANLALHVKRHNGQKDHKCEICGRAFVRRDALKKHLECLHKDVKSFLCVICNKTFKGHLPQHMRTHAQDRPHGCGTCGQRFAQKSQLTVHQRTHSGQRPFRCLVCWQAFAHSTALKLHTRRHTGERPFKCAECSAGFTQLPHWKKHMRCVHGRTDPYCCKNCNTFFRIKNDLETHEKSCHVGETPAIDADPENRTGRPMVPKYRIMTVEKMRLLLAVLFKRISKPERLDELGFGKRLIDEVLKDSLISAGKEPAQGSDDANEFDILKQNLATFLEWTVPPEHWETFKKLNKTPEEILETLTVSQ